The following are encoded in a window of Falco biarmicus isolate bFalBia1 chromosome 8, bFalBia1.pri, whole genome shotgun sequence genomic DNA:
- the LOC130153468 gene encoding neuronal PAS domain-containing protein 2-like isoform X1, translating into MFYGCGCTEVNAGFGKNLSDRPCLVKLSFASSSPKPPPPEGVKSNPSKRHRDRLNQELNKLMGLLPFPEDVRTRLDKLSILRLTVGYLKVKSYLMATATNTGDRMLDQPRGPGGNSWTDPQVDRELFPEGELLLQALNGFVIAVTGDGYIFYISPTVQDYLGFHQSDLIYQSVYELIHADDRAAFRHQLHRAPVPGSTQPADDDASPSEQPLLAGCSAVSSPQHLNPEKPSFVERSFTCRFRCLLDNSSGFLALNFRGRLKFLLGQQKSALDKSPLALFAVATLLQPLSILELRTKMLIFQTKHKLDFTPVACDSRGKVVLGYTETELCRRGSGYQFVHVADMMHCAENHVRMMKTGESGLTVFRLLTKKGGWVWVQANARLVYKAGKPDCIIARQRALSNEEGEEHLRKRNLQLPFSFATGEAVLYGNDLPEFLDSFQAKEELQTQANSHSKQRSVDPSSLLGAMMKQDASIYISHTDVPQFSLPDVIAEPTGLSQNEEAGDAREHSDSLLVVIETLFEKSKVNGNICQTLQSLNVDNAELQRWEEALLSLGAEEPPAQEGGERLATKVVPYEEQMLLSEDAGKSMDFPHCSASLCDEENSAAAHFQHCRAMNSAFQGPPQPQAPGAQGQDAVVSLVSITSEVSTAQPEQQVPFHSARLMGGTVLDVLVSSSKSSVALQLANPGQVLQAEVATSAPVDNTIPNDQSQPGCKLVGSSCPPPLHSNTLVTQWHSVLVQANPANALGQSASPGCCPPEAWMAVAPKQLEVSGTHMGSQTLLAGSPESSLGAGLWLLPSQPAPCPAQGLHESLFSGAGDLCDEEAVLPARASAPLGVSQLSGDGGIPKQPLIPHLEPSISWAGEQAALREDKWLTQRQPWLLQAGAAPQRCSRAGSVQHSGLLLGSNTGPSTHQLDHIVLPECQYRSSLFESSFLRDAAKISLPQQLGALPCLSESHRGASCSSPGSVLRCPAALPAKVGAEALPSSERGPGFPSASFAGGQPRCACEVQPKVRCEGCRT; encoded by the exons CCACAGCTACAAACACTGGTGACCGCATGCTGGATCAGCCCAGGGGCCCAGGAGGGAACAGTTGGACTGACCCGCAGGTCGACAGGGAGCTGTTTCCTGAGGGGGAACTGCTGCTCCAG GCACTCAATGGATTTGTCATCGCCGTGACAGGAGATGGCTACATCTTCTACATCTCCCCTACTGTGCAGGACTACCTGGGCTTTCATCAG TCGGATCTCATCTACCAGAGCGTGTATGAGCTGATCCACGCGGACGACAGAGCTGCCTTCCGCCACCAGCTGCACAGAGCCCCGGtgcctggcagcacccagcctgctGATGATGATG cctctcccagcgAGCAGCCGCTGCTGGCTGGATGCAGCGCTGTGTCCAGCCCCCAGCACCTCAATCCTGAGAAGCCCTCCTTTGTGGAGAGGAGCTTCACCTGCCGCTTCCGCTGCTTGCTGGATAACTCCTCGGGATTTCTG GCCTTGAATTTCCGCGGGCGCTTGAAATTCCTTCTGGGGCAGCAGAAGTCAGCATTGGACAAGTCACCGCTTGCTCTCTTCGCCGTCGCGACTCTCCTCCAGCCGCTCTCCATCCTGGAGCTTCGGACCAAGATGCTGATCTTCCAGACAAAGCACAAGCTGGACTTCACTCCCGTGGCCTGTGATTCCCG GGGGAAGGTTGTCCTGGGGTACACGGAAACGGAGCTGTGCAGGAGGGGGTCCGGGTACCAGTTTGTGCACGTGGCTGACATGATGCACTGTGCGGAGAACCACGTGAGAA tgaTGAAGACAGGGGAGAGCGGGCTGACGGTTTTCCGGCTGCTGACCAAGAAAGGTGGCTGGGTGTGGGTGCAGGCCAATGCCCGGCTGGTGTACAAAGCAGGCAAACCCGACTGCATCATTGCCCGGCAGCGAGCCCTGTC GAATGAAGAAGGGGAGGAACATCTGCGGAAGAGaaacctgcagctgccttttaGCTTTGCCACGGGGGAAGCAGTCTTGTACGGGAATGACCTTCCCGAATTCCTGGACTCCTTCCAGGCTAAGGAGGAGTTGCAGACACAAGCAAACTCGCACTCAAAGCAGCGCTCGGTAGACCCCAGCTCTCTTCTTGGGGCCATGATGAAGCAAGATGCATCCATATACATCTCCCACACTGATGTGCCTCAGTTCTCCTTGCCAGATGTCATTGCTGAGCCCACTGGACTGAGCCAGAATGAGGAAGCTGGTGATGCCAGAGAGCACAGCGACTCCCTCCTGGTTGTTATAGAAACACTCTTTGAGAAGAGCAAGGTGAATGGAAACATCTGCCAGACCCTCCAGAGCCTCAACGTGGACAATGCAGAACTGCAGCGCTGGGAGGAGGCTCTGCTCAGCTTGGGTGCAGAGGAGCCGCCAGCTCAGGAGGGTGGCGAGAGGCTGGCCACCAAGGTGGTGCCCTATGAGGAGCAGATGCTCCTCAGTGAGGATGCTGGGAAGAGCATGGACTTCCCGCACTGCAGTGCATCACTCTGCGATGAGGAAAACAGTGCTGCGGCTCATTTCCAGCACTGCCGGGCAATGAATTCAGCTTTtcaaggcccaccacagccccaggcacctgGTGCACAAGGCCAAGATGCTGTGGTCTCTCTAGTCTCCATTACATCTGAGgtcagcactgctcagccagAACAGCAGGTCCCGTTTCACTCAGCCAGGCTGATGGGGGGAACTGTTCTGGATGTCCTGGTCTCCAGCAGCAAGTCCTCTGTAGCACTTCAGCTGGCAAACCCGGGACAAGTGCTTCAGGCAGAGGTTGCTACCTCTGCTCCTGTAGATAACACTATTCCTAATGATCAGAGCCAGCCCGGGTGCAAGCTGGTGGGCTCAAGCTGCCCACCTCCGTTGCACTCAAACACGCTGGTGACTCAGTGGCACAGTGTCCTGGTCCAGGCAAACCCAGCCAATGCTTTGGGCCAGAGTGCTTCTCCTGGATGTTGCCCACCAGAGGCCTGGATGGCCGTAGCTCCGAAGCAGCTGGAAGTGTCAGGAACGCACATGGGTTCACAAActctgctggctggcagccccGAGAGCTCCCtgggggctgggctgtggttACTGCCCTCCCAGCCTGCTCCTTGCCCTGCACAGGGCTTGCATGAATCCTTGTtctctggggctggggacctCTGTGATGAGGAGGCTGTTCTCCCTGCACGAGCATCAGCACCCTTAGGAGTCAGCCAGCTGTCAGGGGATGGTGGCATCCCCAAACAGCCGCTCATACCCCACCTAGAGCCCAGCATTTCctgggcaggggagcaggcagcgCTCCGAGAGGACAAGTGGCTCACGCAGCGCCAGCcgtggctgctgcaggctggggcagctcctcaGAGATGCAGCAGGGCAGGTTCAGTGCAACACAGCGGGCTCCTGCTGGGGTCCAACACGGgtcccagcacccaccagctgGACCACATTGTGCTGCCTGAGTGCCAGTATAGAAGTAGCCTTTTTGAGAGCAGCTTTCTTAGGGATGCTGCTAAAATatcccttccccagcagctgggtgctTTGCCTTGCCTCAGTGAGAGCCACCGTGGAGCATCATGTTCCTCACCAGGCTCAGTTTTGAGGtgcccagcagctctccctgcaaAGGTGGGTGCAGAAGCACTGCCCTCCTCTGAGCGGGGCCCTGGCTTCCCATCAGCATCCTTTGCCGGCGGGCAGCCGCGCTGCGCCTGCGAGGTCCAGCCCAAGGTGAGGTGTGAGGGCTGCAGGACCTGA